The Sulfurihydrogenibium sp. YO3AOP1 genome has a window encoding:
- a CDS encoding thioesterase family protein, which produces MSKLIYKRKVNFYETDAQGIVHHSNYPRYFEEARGYYLEHIGFPYHKLREELRVDVVLLSLNVQYLKPVYFGEELEIRFSIIEKDKFFFKFKYEVFSNEELKTVGETKHCCLNRDTRKIIKIPQILYERMV; this is translated from the coding sequence ATGAGTAAGTTAATCTATAAAAGAAAAGTTAATTTTTATGAAACAGACGCCCAGGGGATAGTACATCACTCAAACTATCCCCGGTATTTTGAGGAAGCAAGGGGATATTATTTAGAACATATAGGTTTTCCTTATCACAAATTAAGAGAAGAGTTAAGAGTCGATGTCGTTCTTCTGTCTTTAAACGTCCAATATCTAAAACCAGTCTATTTTGGCGAGGAGTTAGAAATCAGATTCTCTATCATAGAAAAAGATAAATTTTTCTTTAAATTTAAATATGAAGTTTTTTCAAATGAAGAATTAAAGACAGTTGGAGAGACGAAACACTGCTGTCTAAATAGAGATACAAGAAAAATAATTAAAATTCCACAAATTCTATACGAGAGAATGGTGTAA
- a CDS encoding DHHA1 domain-containing protein, producing the protein MQVVILQNGADLDELSSAYAITLLNPDFKILLPNSYELKVKKTLDVFSEKFKDKIIKIDQLDISKITKAIITDHQTLDITLPENVEVEIYDHHPKKAYSKKYKTHLYKTGALTTIFVEKLKKEKIKIDNIDATILALGIYEDTGGFKYKGTTIRDIKAYQYLFEVGIDINRFTKVIQDRFDLPELELLKELQVNAESLPIKDFKIYISQTSKGYNYDVAGILKYVKVFEDADAYFVVINQKNKKTIIGRSVNENIDVNKILKHFDGGGHKYAASTQITGFSYEDIKSILIFFLEKESFSFENLIKDDLPKINFDTKFKDLENLAKTYKYMIVLDKNEKYAGVLTSQSVKLGLKHGLTEEKAITFAEDWYVVNCSDLNILKLKKLMEINSEIFPVIKDGKYIGVIYKKDIIKQLLKDIPEENLTHYHLKTYNFKQKLEKFFPKILIEKFKEIGELSQKLGYRSFIIGGVVRDIILNRPNLDVDIIVEGDAPTLIKEYVKDKNYTFYIYNEFMTGQVVIENGLKLDFSTARKEEYQSPGAYPKVEKATLFEDLYRRDFTINTLAIEITSSNYGILIDYFNAIKDIKEKRIRILHSLSFVEDPIRILRALRFAGRFNFKLEKNTEKLLTYSVEKGLLSVAPRGRINLELNLAFEEEKAIEILKLYDKYKVLNKIFTQTHIDLKKEILLQKLTDNLVLLQHIKPYNYSKTTNFLYVLLSHLPTELIYENLKLYHFDKEAKLCDKFVQDFNEILKLEDIFQIYKILKKINLEYLPAILTLVDEDRYKKIIKIFEVEKKPLIKGEDLIELGLKPSKLFKNILEDVFEKQLKEEFKNKDDAIKYIKSKYLERII; encoded by the coding sequence TTGCAAGTAGTAATACTTCAAAACGGAGCAGATTTAGACGAGCTTTCCTCAGCTTACGCTATAACTTTACTTAATCCAGATTTTAAAATCCTTTTACCAAACAGTTATGAATTAAAAGTAAAGAAAACGCTTGATGTATTCTCAGAAAAATTTAAAGATAAAATAATAAAAATAGATCAATTGGATATATCTAAAATAACAAAAGCCATAATAACAGACCATCAAACCTTAGATATAACACTTCCTGAAAATGTAGAGGTAGAGATATACGACCACCATCCAAAAAAAGCATACTCAAAAAAATATAAAACTCATCTTTATAAAACCGGAGCCTTAACAACTATTTTTGTAGAAAAATTAAAAAAAGAAAAAATCAAGATTGACAACATAGATGCAACAATCTTAGCCCTTGGGATATATGAAGATACAGGAGGATTTAAGTACAAAGGCACAACAATTAGAGATATAAAAGCTTATCAGTATCTTTTTGAAGTTGGGATAGATATAAACAGATTTACGAAAGTTATTCAAGATAGATTTGATTTACCAGAGTTGGAACTTTTAAAAGAACTACAAGTAAATGCAGAATCTTTACCTATAAAAGATTTTAAAATTTACATCTCACAAACTTCCAAAGGATATAACTATGATGTAGCAGGTATATTAAAGTATGTAAAAGTCTTTGAAGACGCCGATGCTTACTTTGTCGTTATTAATCAAAAGAACAAAAAAACCATAATTGGTAGGTCTGTTAATGAAAATATTGATGTTAATAAAATTTTAAAACATTTTGACGGTGGGGGTCATAAATACGCCGCATCAACCCAAATAACAGGCTTTTCCTACGAGGATATAAAATCAATCTTGATATTTTTTTTAGAAAAGGAATCATTCAGTTTTGAAAATCTGATAAAAGATGACTTACCTAAGATAAACTTTGATACTAAATTTAAAGACTTAGAGAATTTAGCAAAAACTTACAAATATATGATTGTTTTAGACAAAAACGAAAAATATGCAGGAGTTTTGACAAGCCAATCCGTTAAACTTGGATTAAAACATGGATTAACAGAAGAAAAAGCAATAACTTTTGCCGAAGATTGGTATGTTGTAAATTGCTCAGACCTAAACATTTTAAAGTTAAAAAAATTGATGGAGATAAATAGCGAAATTTTCCCGGTGATAAAAGACGGTAAATATATAGGTGTTATTTACAAAAAAGACATAATTAAACAGCTTTTAAAAGATATTCCGGAAGAAAATTTAACCCATTATCATCTAAAAACATACAATTTCAAACAAAAGCTTGAGAAATTCTTTCCAAAAATACTAATAGAAAAGTTTAAAGAGATTGGAGAGCTATCGCAAAAACTTGGATATAGAAGCTTTATAATCGGCGGAGTTGTTAGAGATATTATTTTAAATCGTCCAAATCTTGATGTAGATATCATTGTTGAGGGTGATGCACCTACTTTAATAAAAGAGTATGTAAAAGATAAAAACTATACTTTTTATATTTACAACGAATTTATGACAGGGCAGGTAGTAATTGAAAATGGTTTAAAGCTTGACTTTTCAACAGCAAGAAAAGAAGAATACCAATCACCGGGAGCATATCCAAAAGTTGAGAAAGCAACACTTTTTGAAGACTTATACAGAAGAGATTTTACAATAAACACCCTTGCCATAGAAATCACATCCTCAAACTATGGAATTTTAATTGATTACTTTAACGCAATAAAAGATATTAAAGAAAAACGAATTAGAATCTTACACTCTTTAAGTTTTGTAGAAGACCCAATTAGGATTCTTAGAGCATTGAGATTTGCAGGAAGGTTTAACTTTAAGTTAGAAAAAAACACTGAAAAACTTTTAACTTACAGTGTTGAAAAAGGATTGTTGTCAGTTGCACCAAGAGGAAGAATAAATTTAGAATTAAATCTTGCCTTTGAAGAAGAGAAAGCTATCGAGATACTAAAGCTTTATGATAAGTATAAAGTCTTAAATAAAATATTTACTCAGACACATATTGACTTAAAAAAAGAAATATTATTACAAAAACTTACAGATAATTTAGTTTTACTACAGCATATAAAACCTTACAATTACAGCAAAACAACAAACTTTTTATATGTCCTTTTATCTCACTTACCAACAGAGCTTATATATGAAAATCTTAAACTGTATCATTTTGATAAAGAAGCTAAGCTATGCGATAAATTTGTTCAAGATTTTAATGAGATTTTGAAGCTTGAAGACATTTTTCAGATTTACAAAATTTTGAAGAAAATAAATTTAGAATACTTACCGGCTATTTTAACTTTGGTAGATGAAGACAGATATAAAAAAATAATAAAAATTTTTGAAGTAGAGAAAAAACCGTTAATCAAAGGAGAAGATTTAATAGAACTTGGCTTAAAACCATCAAAGCTGTTTAAGAATATTTTGGAAGACGTATTTGAAAAACAGTTAAAAGAAGAGTTTAAAAATAAAGATGATGCTATAAAATATATAAAAAGTAAATATTTAGAGAGGATAATATGA
- a CDS encoding response regulator transcription factor gives MKILLVEDNLDLNNTIREVLELNGYVVDSAFDGKEALNFIENSSYDVIILDLMLPDIDGLEVLKTIRNKGIDTPVIILTAKNQTKDKITGLDLGADDYITKPFDVDELLARIRAIGRRVSAEKKDIVLIDNLEIDLKNKVVKKSGKFVELTPKLYCILEQLVRNRGKIVSYETLLSKCWEITEVPSRETMRANIKNLRKLIDPDKKIIKTIEGVGYRIE, from the coding sequence ATGAAGATACTTTTAGTTGAAGATAATTTAGATTTAAATAATACAATTAGAGAGGTTTTAGAATTAAACGGTTATGTAGTAGATTCAGCTTTTGACGGAAAAGAAGCTTTAAATTTTATAGAGAATTCAAGTTATGATGTAATTATATTAGATTTAATGCTTCCGGATATTGATGGATTAGAAGTATTAAAAACTATTAGAAATAAAGGAATAGATACGCCAGTTATAATTCTTACTGCAAAAAACCAAACAAAAGATAAAATAACAGGACTTGATTTAGGAGCAGATGATTATATTACAAAACCTTTCGATGTTGATGAACTTCTTGCAAGAATAAGAGCCATTGGAAGAAGAGTGTCTGCTGAAAAAAAGGATATAGTTTTAATAGATAATTTAGAAATAGATTTAAAAAACAAAGTTGTTAAAAAATCTGGAAAATTCGTAGAACTAACTCCAAAGCTTTATTGTATTTTAGAGCAATTAGTAAGGAATAGAGGGAAAATTGTAAGTTATGAAACTCTATTAAGTAAATGCTGGGAAATAACGGAAGTACCTTCAAGAGAGACAATGAGAGCAAATATAAAAAATTTAAGAAAATTGATAGACCCAGACAAGAAAATTATAAAGACAATAGAAGGTGTTGGATATAGAATTGAATAA
- a CDS encoding TldD/PmbA family protein, producing MSLEKVIDIAKKELKGYGWEIFYLKNKKLKSQSNDLKLDKVSVSEDAGFSVRVLFGKSQGFAYSTSFEEKDIADCIKAAKELAEITSEDEANGFVEKLEESEKIEYFDTFAVNLPYSEKVEKSIELERLVRQKDERIKAVRSSTFVENIVETVLINSFGVEIKEKGTFYSAMVSAVAQEGEDSQISWSFNATRFLSDLDLDKIAQEAVFHAVSLLNSKPITTKNMTIMLPPHVAVEILDTFSSAFTADAMIKNKTLFKDKINKKVAKEKFTLVDNGRLPKGFSSSTYDGEGNLKGKTVLIENGIFKGFLHNNYTAKKTGLKSTGNAVRSDFRTLPSVGITNFYIENGKDDIKAFLDNADEVFYIIDLMGLHTADPISGDFSLGASGIIYHKGEIVKSVRGVTIAGNILDILNNIVLVGNDLRFYGILGSPSLIVENITVGGE from the coding sequence ATGAGTTTAGAAAAAGTTATAGATATAGCAAAAAAAGAGTTAAAAGGCTATGGGTGGGAGATTTTTTATCTGAAAAATAAAAAGTTAAAATCTCAATCTAACGACCTTAAACTTGATAAAGTATCAGTTTCAGAAGATGCCGGATTTTCTGTTAGAGTATTATTTGGAAAGTCTCAAGGATTTGCATACTCTACATCTTTTGAAGAAAAAGATATAGCTGATTGTATTAAAGCAGCAAAAGAGCTTGCTGAGATTACTTCTGAAGATGAGGCTAACGGATTTGTTGAAAAGCTTGAAGAATCAGAAAAGATAGAATACTTTGACACTTTTGCAGTAAATCTTCCATACTCAGAAAAAGTAGAAAAATCTATTGAATTAGAAAGGCTTGTAAGACAAAAAGATGAAAGAATTAAAGCGGTTAGAAGCTCAACCTTTGTAGAAAATATTGTTGAAACAGTCTTAATAAATTCTTTTGGAGTAGAAATAAAAGAAAAGGGCACATTTTACTCAGCCATGGTGTCAGCTGTTGCACAAGAAGGTGAAGACAGTCAGATATCATGGAGTTTTAACGCTACAAGATTTTTATCAGACCTTGATTTAGACAAAATAGCACAAGAGGCAGTTTTTCATGCAGTATCTCTTTTAAACTCAAAACCAATAACTACTAAAAACATGACAATAATGCTACCACCACATGTAGCAGTTGAAATTCTTGACACATTCTCATCAGCATTTACAGCAGATGCTATGATTAAAAATAAAACTTTGTTTAAAGATAAAATAAATAAAAAAGTAGCAAAGGAAAAGTTTACGCTTGTAGACAACGGAAGACTTCCAAAAGGATTTAGTAGTTCCACATACGACGGAGAAGGGAACTTAAAAGGAAAGACAGTTTTAATAGAAAATGGTATTTTCAAAGGATTTTTACACAACAACTATACAGCTAAAAAAACAGGCTTAAAATCTACTGGAAACGCTGTAAGGTCTGATTTTAGGACTTTACCATCTGTTGGAATAACAAACTTTTATATAGAAAATGGTAAAGATGATATTAAAGCATTTTTAGACAACGCAGATGAAGTATTTTATATAATAGATTTAATGGGACTTCATACAGCAGACCCAATATCCGGTGATTTCTCTCTTGGAGCTTCCGGAATTATCTATCATAAAGGTGAAATCGTTAAGTCTGTAAGAGGTGTTACAATAGCCGGAAATATCTTAGATATACTAAATAACATTGTTCTTGTAGGAAATGATTTAAGGTTTTATGGAATTCTTGGCAGCCCTTCATTGATAGTTGAAAATATCACAGTAGGAGGAGAATAA